A single genomic interval of Cucumis sativus cultivar 9930 chromosome 7, Cucumber_9930_V3, whole genome shotgun sequence harbors:
- the LOC101208932 gene encoding peroxidase P7: MASIISHLFIVLSLLAFSVNGQLSSGFYSKSCPRLESIVRAGMTKAVNKEKRIGASILRLFFHDCFVNGCDASILLDDTPTARGEKNAFPNRNSARGFEVIDDIKTQVEAACNATVSCADILALATRDGVVLLGGPNWAVPLGRKDSRTASESGANNNLPGPSSSLSTLISMFNAQGFTPREMTTLSGAHTIGMGQCQFFRTRIYNETNIDATFATQRQANCPFNGGDSNLAPLDSTNTMFDNKYYVDLTNKRGLFHSDQELFNGGSQDALVTTYSKNPNLFKSDFIKAMIKMGNLGPPSGTVTEIRKNCRVVN; this comes from the exons ATGGCGTCTATTATTTCTCATCTTTTCAttgttctttctcttttagCTTTTTCTGTCAATGGGCAACTCTCCTCTGGCTTCTACTCCAAAAGTTGTCCTAGACTTGAATCTATTGTTCGTGCTGGTATGACTAAAGCtgttaacaaagaaaaacgtATTGGAGCTTCCATCCTTCGTTTGTTCTTCCACGATTGCTTCGTTAAT GGTTGTGATGCTTCTATACTGCTTGATGATACTCCAACAGCTAGAGGtgaaaaaaatgcatttccAAATAGAAACTCGGCTAGAGGGTTCGAAGTAATTGACGACATTAAAACTCAAGTGGAAGCTGCTTGCAATGCAACAGTTTCATGTGCTGATATTCTTGCTCTAGCCACGCGTGATGGGGTCGTTTTG cTTGGAGGACCAAATTGGGCTGTACCACTTGGTCGAAAGGACTCGAGGACAGCGAGCGAGAGCGGAGCAAACAACAACCTTCCAGGACCATCCTCTAGCCTCTCAACACTAATATCAATGTTTAACGCTCAAGGCTTCACCCCCCGTGAAATGACAACCCTCTCGGGTGCTCACACCATAGGCATGGGCCAATGTCAATTCTTCCGAACTCGCATCTACAATGAAACCAATATTGATGCCACCTTCGCCACCCAGAGGCAAGCCAACTGCCCATTTAACGGTGGTGACAGCAACTTAGCCCCTCTTGACTCAACCAATACCATGTTTGACAACAAATATTACGTTGACTTAACTAATAAGCGTGGTTTGTTTCATTCGGACCAAGAACTCTTCAATGGTGGTTCACAAGATGCGTTGGTTACGACCTACAGTAAAAATCCCAATCTCTTCAAATCGGATTTTATAAAGGCGATGATCAAAATGGGAAATCTTGGTCCTCCAAGTGGAACAGTCACTgagataagaaaaaattgtagggtggttaattaa